One stretch of Campylobacter sp. CCS1377 DNA includes these proteins:
- the cysE gene encoding serine O-acetyltransferase — MNLFSIIKEDFSQPKIQDPAYNSFIELFFNYPGVWAVVNYRFAHFFYQKNFKRLARIISGISQFLTGVDLHPEASLGRRVFIDHANGVVIGQTTIIEDDVLIYQGVTLGGTSLEKGIKRHPTIKKGVIIGSGAKVLGNITIGEYAKIGSNAVVVKDVGANLTAVGIPARIVEEIKKPQKSRAIDALCEDRLEKFEKKIAELENLILELKHNA, encoded by the coding sequence ATGAACCTTTTTAGTATCATCAAAGAAGACTTTTCGCAACCTAAAATTCAAGATCCGGCGTATAATTCTTTCATAGAGCTTTTTTTTAATTATCCAGGCGTTTGGGCAGTGGTAAATTACCGTTTTGCGCACTTTTTTTATCAAAAAAATTTCAAACGCCTAGCAAGGATTATCAGCGGAATTTCACAGTTTTTAACCGGAGTTGATTTACACCCCGAAGCAAGTCTTGGAAGGCGCGTATTTATCGATCATGCAAACGGTGTTGTTATAGGACAAACCACCATTATAGAAGATGATGTGCTCATTTATCAAGGCGTAACCTTAGGTGGGACAAGTCTTGAAAAAGGCATCAAGCGCCACCCTACCATCAAAAAAGGTGTTATTATAGGCTCAGGTGCAAAAGTGCTTGGAAATATCACCATAGGAGAATACGCAAAAATAGGCTCAAACGCCGTAGTGGTAAAAGATGTCGGCGCGAATTTAACCGCAGTTGGAATTCCTGCGCGTATTGTGGAAGAAATCAAAAAACCCCAAAAATCTCGTGCTATTGATGCGCTTTGTGAAGATAGGCTAGAAAAATTTGAAAAGAAAATCGCAGAGCTTGAAAATTTGATTTTAGAATTAAAACACAATGCGTAA